The following coding sequences are from one Lycium ferocissimum isolate CSIRO_LF1 chromosome 3, AGI_CSIRO_Lferr_CH_V1, whole genome shotgun sequence window:
- the LOC132050449 gene encoding probable LRR receptor-like serine/threonine-protein kinase At3g47570 isoform X3, translated as MPILENFLCGGNNLSGFISASISNSSRLRMLDLSSNSFTGPIPESLGNLEYLELLNLQNNNFFSDSALSFLTSLTNCRNLRVISFGDNPLGGIFPTSIGNFSDSLEVFEGSDCKLKGIIPEEIGNLTGLIRMGLVNNELTGHIPRTVQGMLNIQQLYLQRNKIEGTILDVICSLKNLGAIDLSENQFSGSMPPCLGEVTSLRYLNLAYNKLNSRLPTSFGALRNLIEFNISSNFFSGKIPLEIGNLKAASLIDLSKNDFSGKIPSTLGGLDKLIKLSLAHNTLEGPIPESFGKMLALDFLNLCYNNLSGEIPKSLKALVYLKYLNISFNKLSGEIPMGGPFANFTSQSFLSNGALCGDSRFNVKPCATKSTKKSRRRKRVLTSLYIFLGIGSLLALVVVYVVLRLRNTKKNTSQGDMYLVKGHERISYYELEQATEGFNESNLLGNGGFSMVYKGILKDGTLFAAKVFNVQLEGAFKSFDTECEILRNLRHRNLTKVITSCSNLEFKALVLEYMPNGTLDKWLYTHNLFLNLLQRLDIMIDIASAMDYLHNGYSTPVVHCDLKPSNVLLDQEMSMDKME; from the exons ATGCCCATCCTAGAAAACTTTCTTTGTGGAGGAAATAATCTGAGTGGTTTTATCTCTGCTTCAATCTCAAATTCTTCAAGACTCAGAATGCTTGATCTCTCAAGCAACAGTTTCACAGGTCCAATTCCTGAATCACTTGGTAACTTAGAATACCTTGAGCTTCTTAACTTGCagaataataattttttcagCGATTCAGCATTGAGCTTCCTTACATCTTTGACAAACTGTAGGAATCTAAGAGTAATCTCGTTTGGTGATAATCCATTGGGTGGTATTTTTCCTACATCTATAGGGAATTTCTCCGACTCTCTAGAGGTTTTTGAAGGATCAGATTGTAAACTTAAAGGCATCATTCCTGAAGAAATTGGTAATCTTACTGGTCTGATAAGGATGGGTCTAGTTAACAATGAGTTGACCGGACATATTCCAAGAACTGTCCAAGGCATGCTAAATATTCAACAACTTTACCTACAAAGAAACAAGATAGAAGGAACCATACTAGATGTTATATGCAGTTTAAAGAATCTCGGTGCAATAGACTTGTCAGAAAATCAGTTTTCAGGTTCCATGCCACCATGCTTAGGAGAAGTTACTAGTTTGAGGTATCTTAATCTAGCTTACAACAAGTTGAATTCTAGATTGCCTACAAGCTTCGGGGCCCTTCGCAATCTCATAGAATTCAATatttcatccaatttttttaGTGGGAAAATTCCCCTTGAGATTGGAAACTTAAAGGCTGCATCACTCATTGATCtgtcaaaaaatgatttttccgGTAAGATTCCTAGCACTCTAGGGGGTCTAGATAAATTGATTAAACTTTCTCTAGCACATAATACATTAGAGGGGCCTATTCCAGAATCATTTGGCAAAATGTTGGCCTTggatttcttgaatttgtgcTATAACAATCTTAGTGGTGAAATTCCAAAATCATTAAAAGCTCTTGTGTATCTCAAATACCTTAACATCTCATTCAATAAACTCAGTGGAGAAATTCCCATGGGTGGTCCTTTTGCAAATTTTACAAGTCAATCTTTCTTGTCCAATGGTGCACTCTGTGGTGACTCCCGGTTTAATGTGAAACCATGCGCAACCAAGTCTACAAAGAagtcaagaagaagaaaaagagtgcttacaagtttatatatttttttagggATTGGATCACTCCTTGCATTGGTTGTTGTATATGTGGTGTTAAGATTGAGAAACACAAAGAAGAATACAAGTCAAGGAGATATGTATCTAGTAAAAGGGCATGAAAGAATTTCCTATTATGAACTTGAACAGGCAACAGAAGGATTCAACGAAAGCAACTTGCTTGGTAATGGGGGTTTCAGCATGGTCTACAAAGGGATACTTAAAGATGGTACCCTTTTCGCAGCAAAGGTATTCAATGTGCAATTGGAGGGTGCATTCAAAAGTTTTGACACAGAATGTGAGATACTTCGGAACCTTCGCCATAGAAATCTGACCAAAGTCATCACCAGCTGCTCCAACCTTGAATTCAAGGCCCTAGTGTTAGAATACATGCCTAATGGGACACTTGATAAATGGTTATACACTCACAACTTGTTCTTGAACTTATTGCAGAGATTGGATATAATGATAGATATTGCATCTGCAATGGATTATCTCCATAATGGCTATTCAACACCTGTGGTGCATTGTGACTTGAAGCCAAGCAATGTCTTGCTAGATCAAGAAATG AGTATGGACAAGATGGAATAG
- the LOC132050449 gene encoding probable LRR receptor-like serine/threonine-protein kinase At3g47570 isoform X2, producing MPILENFLCGGNNLSGFISASISNSSRLRMLDLSSNSFTGPIPESLGNLEYLELLNLQNNNFFSDSALSFLTSLTNCRNLRVISFGDNPLGGIFPTSIGNFSDSLEVFEGSDCKLKGIIPEEIGNLTGLIRMGLVNNELTGHIPRTVQGMLNIQQLYLQRNKIEGTILDVICSLKNLGAIDLSENQFSGSMPPCLGEVTSLRYLNLAYNKLNSRLPTSFGALRNLIEFNISSNFFSGKIPLEIGNLKAASLIDLSKNDFSGKIPSTLGGLDKLIKLSLAHNTLEGPIPESFGKMLALDFLNLCYNNLSGEIPKSLKALVYLKYLNISFNKLSGEIPMGGPFANFTSQSFLSNGALCGDSRFNVKPCATKSTKKSRRRKRVLTSLYIFLGIGSLLALVVVYVVLRLRNTKKNTSQGDMYLVKGHERISYYELEQATEGFNESNLLGNGGFSMVYKGILKDGTLFAAKVFNVQLEGAFKSFDTECEILRNLRHRNLTKVITSCSNLEFKALVLEYMPNGTLDKWLYTHNLFLNLLQRLDIMIDIASAMDYLHNGYSTPVVHCDLKPSNVLLDQEMVAHSMDKME from the exons ATGCCCATCCTAGAAAACTTTCTTTGTGGAGGAAATAATCTGAGTGGTTTTATCTCTGCTTCAATCTCAAATTCTTCAAGACTCAGAATGCTTGATCTCTCAAGCAACAGTTTCACAGGTCCAATTCCTGAATCACTTGGTAACTTAGAATACCTTGAGCTTCTTAACTTGCagaataataattttttcagCGATTCAGCATTGAGCTTCCTTACATCTTTGACAAACTGTAGGAATCTAAGAGTAATCTCGTTTGGTGATAATCCATTGGGTGGTATTTTTCCTACATCTATAGGGAATTTCTCCGACTCTCTAGAGGTTTTTGAAGGATCAGATTGTAAACTTAAAGGCATCATTCCTGAAGAAATTGGTAATCTTACTGGTCTGATAAGGATGGGTCTAGTTAACAATGAGTTGACCGGACATATTCCAAGAACTGTCCAAGGCATGCTAAATATTCAACAACTTTACCTACAAAGAAACAAGATAGAAGGAACCATACTAGATGTTATATGCAGTTTAAAGAATCTCGGTGCAATAGACTTGTCAGAAAATCAGTTTTCAGGTTCCATGCCACCATGCTTAGGAGAAGTTACTAGTTTGAGGTATCTTAATCTAGCTTACAACAAGTTGAATTCTAGATTGCCTACAAGCTTCGGGGCCCTTCGCAATCTCATAGAATTCAATatttcatccaatttttttaGTGGGAAAATTCCCCTTGAGATTGGAAACTTAAAGGCTGCATCACTCATTGATCtgtcaaaaaatgatttttccgGTAAGATTCCTAGCACTCTAGGGGGTCTAGATAAATTGATTAAACTTTCTCTAGCACATAATACATTAGAGGGGCCTATTCCAGAATCATTTGGCAAAATGTTGGCCTTggatttcttgaatttgtgcTATAACAATCTTAGTGGTGAAATTCCAAAATCATTAAAAGCTCTTGTGTATCTCAAATACCTTAACATCTCATTCAATAAACTCAGTGGAGAAATTCCCATGGGTGGTCCTTTTGCAAATTTTACAAGTCAATCTTTCTTGTCCAATGGTGCACTCTGTGGTGACTCCCGGTTTAATGTGAAACCATGCGCAACCAAGTCTACAAAGAagtcaagaagaagaaaaagagtgcttacaagtttatatatttttttagggATTGGATCACTCCTTGCATTGGTTGTTGTATATGTGGTGTTAAGATTGAGAAACACAAAGAAGAATACAAGTCAAGGAGATATGTATCTAGTAAAAGGGCATGAAAGAATTTCCTATTATGAACTTGAACAGGCAACAGAAGGATTCAACGAAAGCAACTTGCTTGGTAATGGGGGTTTCAGCATGGTCTACAAAGGGATACTTAAAGATGGTACCCTTTTCGCAGCAAAGGTATTCAATGTGCAATTGGAGGGTGCATTCAAAAGTTTTGACACAGAATGTGAGATACTTCGGAACCTTCGCCATAGAAATCTGACCAAAGTCATCACCAGCTGCTCCAACCTTGAATTCAAGGCCCTAGTGTTAGAATACATGCCTAATGGGACACTTGATAAATGGTTATACACTCACAACTTGTTCTTGAACTTATTGCAGAGATTGGATATAATGATAGATATTGCATCTGCAATGGATTATCTCCATAATGGCTATTCAACACCTGTGGTGCATTGTGACTTGAAGCCAAGCAATGTCTTGCTAGATCAAGAAATGGTTGCTCAT AGTATGGACAAGATGGAATAG
- the LOC132050449 gene encoding probable LRR receptor-like serine/threonine-protein kinase At3g47570 isoform X1 yields the protein MPILENFLCGGNNLSGFISASISNSSRLRMLDLSSNSFTGPIPESLGNLEYLELLNLQNNNFFSDSALSFLTSLTNCRNLRVISFGDNPLGGIFPTSIGNFSDSLEVFEGSDCKLKGIIPEEIGNLTGLIRMGLVNNELTGHIPRTVQGMLNIQQLYLQRNKIEGTILDVICSLKNLGAIDLSENQFSGSMPPCLGEVTSLRYLNLAYNKLNSRLPTSFGALRNLIEFNISSNFFSGKIPLEIGNLKAASLIDLSKNDFSGKIPSTLGGLDKLIKLSLAHNTLEGPIPESFGKMLALDFLNLCYNNLSGEIPKSLKALVYLKYLNISFNKLSGEIPMGGPFANFTSQSFLSNGALCGDSRFNVKPCATKSTKKSRRRKRVLTSLYIFLGIGSLLALVVVYVVLRLRNTKKNTSQGDMYLVKGHERISYYELEQATEGFNESNLLGNGGFSMVYKGILKDGTLFAAKVFNVQLEGAFKSFDTECEILRNLRHRNLTKVITSCSNLEFKALVLEYMPNGTLDKWLYTHNLFLNLLQRLDIMIDIASAMDYLHNGYSTPVVHCDLKPSNVLLDQEMVAHVSDFGIAKLLEYGQDGIVSTNCDVYSFGILMMETFTRMRPSDDIFTGEFNIQRWVSDSFPSEIHKVVDSNLVQPRDGQIDAKMQCLISVMELALSCTLVIPDARISMKDALSTLKKIRLQLVSSRH from the exons ATGCCCATCCTAGAAAACTTTCTTTGTGGAGGAAATAATCTGAGTGGTTTTATCTCTGCTTCAATCTCAAATTCTTCAAGACTCAGAATGCTTGATCTCTCAAGCAACAGTTTCACAGGTCCAATTCCTGAATCACTTGGTAACTTAGAATACCTTGAGCTTCTTAACTTGCagaataataattttttcagCGATTCAGCATTGAGCTTCCTTACATCTTTGACAAACTGTAGGAATCTAAGAGTAATCTCGTTTGGTGATAATCCATTGGGTGGTATTTTTCCTACATCTATAGGGAATTTCTCCGACTCTCTAGAGGTTTTTGAAGGATCAGATTGTAAACTTAAAGGCATCATTCCTGAAGAAATTGGTAATCTTACTGGTCTGATAAGGATGGGTCTAGTTAACAATGAGTTGACCGGACATATTCCAAGAACTGTCCAAGGCATGCTAAATATTCAACAACTTTACCTACAAAGAAACAAGATAGAAGGAACCATACTAGATGTTATATGCAGTTTAAAGAATCTCGGTGCAATAGACTTGTCAGAAAATCAGTTTTCAGGTTCCATGCCACCATGCTTAGGAGAAGTTACTAGTTTGAGGTATCTTAATCTAGCTTACAACAAGTTGAATTCTAGATTGCCTACAAGCTTCGGGGCCCTTCGCAATCTCATAGAATTCAATatttcatccaatttttttaGTGGGAAAATTCCCCTTGAGATTGGAAACTTAAAGGCTGCATCACTCATTGATCtgtcaaaaaatgatttttccgGTAAGATTCCTAGCACTCTAGGGGGTCTAGATAAATTGATTAAACTTTCTCTAGCACATAATACATTAGAGGGGCCTATTCCAGAATCATTTGGCAAAATGTTGGCCTTggatttcttgaatttgtgcTATAACAATCTTAGTGGTGAAATTCCAAAATCATTAAAAGCTCTTGTGTATCTCAAATACCTTAACATCTCATTCAATAAACTCAGTGGAGAAATTCCCATGGGTGGTCCTTTTGCAAATTTTACAAGTCAATCTTTCTTGTCCAATGGTGCACTCTGTGGTGACTCCCGGTTTAATGTGAAACCATGCGCAACCAAGTCTACAAAGAagtcaagaagaagaaaaagagtgcttacaagtttatatatttttttagggATTGGATCACTCCTTGCATTGGTTGTTGTATATGTGGTGTTAAGATTGAGAAACACAAAGAAGAATACAAGTCAAGGAGATATGTATCTAGTAAAAGGGCATGAAAGAATTTCCTATTATGAACTTGAACAGGCAACAGAAGGATTCAACGAAAGCAACTTGCTTGGTAATGGGGGTTTCAGCATGGTCTACAAAGGGATACTTAAAGATGGTACCCTTTTCGCAGCAAAGGTATTCAATGTGCAATTGGAGGGTGCATTCAAAAGTTTTGACACAGAATGTGAGATACTTCGGAACCTTCGCCATAGAAATCTGACCAAAGTCATCACCAGCTGCTCCAACCTTGAATTCAAGGCCCTAGTGTTAGAATACATGCCTAATGGGACACTTGATAAATGGTTATACACTCACAACTTGTTCTTGAACTTATTGCAGAGATTGGATATAATGATAGATATTGCATCTGCAATGGATTATCTCCATAATGGCTATTCAACACCTGTGGTGCATTGTGACTTGAAGCCAAGCAATGTCTTGCTAGATCAAGAAATGGTTGCTCATGTTAGTGATTTTGGCATTGCAAAATTGTTAG AGTATGGACAAGATGGAATAGTATCCACAAACTGTGATGTTTATAGTTTTGGCATCTTGATGATGGAGACATTTacaagaatgagaccaagtgatgATATATTTACCGGAGAATTCAACATACAACGTTGGGTTAGTGATTCCTTTCCAAGTGAAATTCATAAGGTGGTGGATTCTAATTTGGTACAGCCAAGGGATGGACAAATTGATGCAAAGATGCAATGTTTGATATCTGTCATGGAATTAGCGTTGAGCTGCACTTTAGTGATACCTGATGCAAGAATTAGCATGAAAGATGCTCTTTCAACACTTAAAAAGATTAGACTCCAGCTTGTTAGTAGTCGGCACTAG